In a genomic window of Amycolatopsis japonica:
- a CDS encoding cysteine desulfurase family protein — MTYLDHAATTPMLPEAVAAMSEALSTVGNASALHSSGRRARRRVEEAREVIAEALGARPSEVIFTAGGTESDNLAVKGIFWARNGEDAQRRRVLCSTVEHHAVLESVEWLEQHAGAEIGWVEVDAAGRVTPESLRAAIGDSPETVALVTVMWANNEVGTVNPIAELAAVCAEHEIPLHTDAVQAVGAVPVDFAESGAAALTLTAHKLGGPYGVGALLLGRDTACVPVLHGGGQERSVRSGTLDVPAVIAFATAVKATVEGREEYAKRVAELRDDLIEAVRREVPDVVLNGGEGERLPTHAHFTFPGCAGDSLLMLLDAKGIECSTGSACTAGVAQPSHVLLAMGAEPAAARGSLRFSFGHTSAPEDVEAVSREIAGVVDRARQAGLAGMRKQTQKQEV, encoded by the coding sequence ATGACCTATCTCGACCACGCGGCGACCACCCCGATGTTGCCCGAAGCCGTAGCGGCGATGTCCGAGGCGCTGTCCACAGTGGGCAACGCCTCCGCGCTGCATTCCTCGGGACGCCGCGCCCGCCGCCGGGTCGAAGAAGCCCGCGAAGTGATCGCGGAGGCACTGGGCGCCCGGCCGTCCGAGGTGATCTTCACCGCCGGTGGCACGGAGAGCGACAACCTCGCGGTCAAGGGCATCTTCTGGGCCCGCAACGGCGAGGACGCGCAGCGCCGCCGGGTGCTGTGCAGCACCGTCGAGCACCACGCCGTCCTCGAGTCCGTCGAGTGGCTGGAGCAGCACGCGGGCGCCGAGATCGGCTGGGTCGAGGTCGACGCGGCGGGCCGGGTCACCCCGGAGTCGCTGCGCGCCGCCATCGGTGACAGCCCCGAGACGGTCGCGCTGGTCACCGTGATGTGGGCGAACAACGAGGTCGGCACGGTCAACCCGATCGCCGAACTCGCCGCCGTCTGCGCCGAGCACGAGATCCCCTTGCACACCGACGCCGTCCAGGCCGTCGGCGCGGTACCCGTCGATTTCGCGGAGAGCGGCGCCGCAGCGCTGACCCTTACCGCGCACAAGCTCGGCGGCCCGTACGGCGTCGGCGCGCTGCTGCTCGGACGCGACACGGCGTGCGTGCCGGTGCTGCACGGTGGCGGCCAGGAGCGCAGCGTGCGCTCGGGCACGCTGGACGTCCCCGCGGTGATCGCGTTCGCGACGGCGGTCAAGGCCACGGTCGAGGGACGCGAGGAGTACGCGAAACGCGTCGCCGAGCTGCGCGACGACCTGATCGAGGCCGTCCGGCGCGAGGTGCCGGACGTGGTGCTCAACGGTGGCGAGGGCGAGCGCCTGCCCACGCACGCCCATTTCACCTTCCCCGGTTGCGCGGGGGACAGCCTGTTGATGCTCTTGGACGCCAAGGGCATCGAATGTTCCACCGGATCGGCGTGCACGGCGGGTGTCGCGCAGCCGAGCCACGTGCTGCTGGCCATGGGTGCCGAACCCGCGGCCGCGCGCGGGTCGCTGCGGTTCTCGTTCGGGCATACCTCGGCACCGGAAGACGTTGAAGCGGTTTCGAGGGAGATCGCGGGCGTCGTCGACAGGGCGAGGCAGGCGGGACTCGCCGGAATGCGTAAGCAGACGCAGAAGCAAGAGGTGTGA
- the mnmA gene encoding tRNA 2-thiouridine(34) synthase MnmA, whose amino-acid sequence MRVLAAMSGGVDSAVAAARAVDAGHEVVGVHLALSAKPGTLRTGSRGCCTIEDSGDARRAADILGIPFYIWDFAERFTEEVIETFVGEYAAGRTPNPCVTCNEKIKFEALLDKAMALGFDAVATGHYARLSLVDGVPELRRSVDSGKDQSYVLASLTPEQLRHSLFPLGDSWKTDVRAEAASRGLSVAKKPDSHDICFIPDGDTKSFLEKRLGQRPGQLVDAETGAVLGEHTGVHGFTVGQRKGLGIEAPAPDGRPRYVLSLEPVSGTVKVGSARDLGVNVIEADRPIWPSERPLDGPTECVVQVRAHGGIVEAVAEASGDSVTIQLREPLRGVAPGQVVVLYRTDAAEGDLVLGSAKISGTR is encoded by the coding sequence ATGCGCGTACTGGCCGCGATGAGCGGGGGAGTGGACTCGGCGGTGGCCGCCGCGCGCGCCGTGGACGCCGGGCACGAGGTCGTCGGTGTGCATCTGGCGCTGTCGGCGAAGCCCGGCACGCTGCGCACCGGATCCCGCGGCTGCTGCACGATCGAGGACTCCGGGGACGCTCGGCGAGCCGCCGACATCCTTGGCATCCCGTTCTACATCTGGGATTTCGCCGAGCGCTTCACCGAAGAGGTCATCGAGACCTTCGTCGGTGAGTACGCCGCCGGCCGGACGCCGAACCCGTGCGTCACCTGCAACGAGAAGATCAAGTTCGAGGCGTTGCTGGACAAGGCGATGGCGCTCGGCTTCGACGCCGTCGCCACCGGGCACTACGCCCGTCTGTCCCTTGTGGACGGTGTGCCGGAGCTTCGGCGCAGCGTCGACTCCGGCAAGGACCAGTCCTACGTGCTGGCGTCGCTCACCCCGGAGCAGCTGCGGCATTCGCTGTTCCCGCTGGGTGATTCGTGGAAGACCGACGTCCGCGCCGAGGCCGCGAGCCGTGGTCTGTCGGTGGCGAAGAAGCCGGACAGTCACGACATCTGCTTCATCCCGGACGGCGACACGAAGAGCTTCCTGGAGAAGCGGCTCGGGCAGCGTCCAGGGCAGCTCGTCGACGCCGAGACCGGCGCCGTGCTCGGTGAGCACACCGGGGTGCACGGCTTCACCGTCGGCCAGCGCAAGGGTCTCGGCATCGAGGCGCCGGCGCCGGACGGGCGACCGCGCTACGTGCTCTCGCTGGAGCCGGTTTCGGGCACCGTGAAGGTCGGTTCCGCGCGGGATCTCGGCGTGAACGTGATCGAGGCGGACCGCCCGATCTGGCCGAGCGAGCGGCCGCTGGACGGGCCCACGGAATGCGTCGTCCAGGTGCGTGCGCACGGCGGGATCGTCGAGGCCGTCGCGGAGGCCTCCGGCGACTCGGTCACCATTCAGCTGCGCGAGCCGCTGCGCGGCGTCGCTCCGGGGCAGGTCGTCGTGCTGTACCGCACCGATGCCGCCGAAGGCGACCTCGTGCTGGGCAGCGCGAAGATCTCCGGGACTCGCTAA
- a CDS encoding GNAT family N-acetyltransferase: MIIRQARQEDVAAIVGMLADDQIGSTRDSADDLTPYLKAFEQIDADPAQLLIVADDDGEAVGTLQLSIIPGLARKGALRGQIEAVRVRASHRGSGLGGELMTWAIDESRRRGCALVQLTSDVKREDAHRFYERLGFEATHTGFKLKF, from the coding sequence ATGATCATCCGTCAAGCGCGCCAGGAAGACGTCGCGGCGATCGTCGGGATGCTCGCCGACGACCAGATCGGCAGCACCCGTGATTCGGCCGACGACCTCACGCCGTACCTGAAGGCCTTCGAACAGATCGACGCCGATCCGGCGCAACTGCTGATCGTCGCCGACGACGACGGGGAGGCCGTCGGCACGCTCCAGCTGTCGATCATTCCCGGCCTGGCCAGGAAAGGCGCGCTGCGCGGGCAGATCGAGGCGGTCCGGGTGCGGGCGAGCCATCGCGGCTCCGGCCTCGGCGGCGAACTGATGACGTGGGCCATCGACGAATCACGGCGGCGTGGCTGCGCGCTGGTGCAGCTGACGTCGGACGTGAAACGCGAGGACGCGCACCGGTTCTACGAACGCCTCGGTTTCGAGGCGACGCACACCGGCTTCAAGCTGAAGTTCTAG
- a CDS encoding MBL fold metallo-hydrolase translates to MEPLPEDGERDWAEPGVYTVSPGVHRIPLPLPHDALRAVNVYVVTDGTRLVLVDSGWALESARERLSRGLKALGAGLGDIDEFLITHVHRDHYTLAVELRREFGGKLGLGKREEPSLVRSGDPDRFPMEAQVGLLQRCGADPVVEELAKAFGGVRHTEAHLWEQPDEWLVPGKRAIVPGREFDVVHTPGHTDGHVVFVDDEAGLVFSGDHVLPHITPSIGFQPVPTELPLSDYLDSLRLVREMPDRRMLPAHGPVTDSVHARVDELLEHHHDRLEVMGAEISADVTTAYEVALRLGWTRKQRKLPDMDPFNQMLAVLETGSHLDLLVAQGKLTSTETGGVRHYAS, encoded by the coding sequence ATGGAGCCGTTGCCGGAAGACGGCGAACGGGACTGGGCCGAGCCAGGCGTCTACACGGTTTCGCCGGGGGTCCATCGGATCCCGCTGCCCTTGCCGCACGACGCGCTGCGCGCGGTCAACGTCTACGTCGTCACCGACGGCACCCGCCTGGTCCTCGTGGACTCGGGCTGGGCATTGGAGTCGGCACGCGAACGACTTTCGCGCGGACTGAAGGCACTCGGTGCCGGTCTCGGCGACATCGACGAGTTCCTGATCACCCACGTGCATCGCGATCACTACACGCTGGCCGTGGAACTGCGCCGCGAATTCGGCGGCAAACTCGGGCTCGGGAAACGGGAGGAGCCGTCGCTGGTGCGCTCCGGCGATCCGGACCGGTTCCCGATGGAGGCGCAGGTCGGCCTGCTCCAGCGTTGTGGCGCGGATCCCGTCGTCGAGGAACTCGCCAAGGCCTTCGGCGGCGTGCGGCACACCGAGGCGCATCTGTGGGAGCAGCCCGACGAGTGGCTCGTCCCCGGGAAACGCGCGATCGTGCCTGGCCGCGAGTTCGACGTCGTGCACACGCCTGGTCACACGGACGGGCACGTCGTCTTCGTCGACGACGAGGCGGGGCTGGTGTTCTCGGGCGACCACGTGTTGCCGCACATCACGCCGTCCATCGGGTTCCAGCCGGTGCCCACCGAATTGCCGCTGAGCGACTACCTCGATTCCCTGCGTCTGGTGCGTGAGATGCCGGACCGGCGCATGCTCCCGGCGCACGGCCCCGTCACCGACAGCGTCCACGCCCGCGTGGACGAGTTGCTGGAGCACCACCACGACCGGCTCGAAGTCATGGGCGCCGAGATCTCCGCGGACGTCACGACGGCGTACGAGGTCGCCCTGCGGCTGGGCTGGACGCGCAAGCAGCGCAAGCTGCCCGACATGGACCCGTTCAACCAGATGCTCGCCGTCCTCGAGACCGGTTCGCATCTGGATCTGCTGGTGGCCCAAGGGAAACTCACCTCGACCGAAACCGGCGGGGTGCGACACTACGCGTCATGA
- a CDS encoding phospholipid scramblase-related protein: protein MTSSPQPAGWYPDQQNPRMYRWWDGQAWTANTRPSHDAEMIELDIEGAADPNKIRAQAARGTQGRATGVVGGGTLFSEPVLVVNQRAKLIEMSNEFGVFDQNGNRLGGVVQVGQSTLKKAIRLLTNYDQFLTHRFEIRDANHSTVLKVTRPAKVFKSRFLVTKADDSPIGEIVQENVFGKIRLGFVVNGQKVGGIFAENWRAWNFVIKDHADVEIARITKTWGGFVKAAFTTADNYVVEIHRPLRDPLASMVVASALTIDTALKQDDR from the coding sequence ATGACGAGCTCTCCACAGCCCGCCGGCTGGTATCCCGACCAGCAGAACCCCCGGATGTACCGGTGGTGGGACGGGCAGGCCTGGACCGCGAACACGCGGCCGTCGCACGACGCCGAGATGATCGAGCTGGACATCGAAGGCGCGGCCGACCCGAACAAGATCCGGGCGCAGGCGGCGCGGGGCACCCAAGGCCGGGCCACCGGCGTGGTCGGCGGCGGAACGCTGTTCTCCGAACCCGTGCTGGTGGTCAACCAGCGCGCGAAACTCATCGAGATGTCGAACGAGTTCGGCGTGTTCGACCAGAACGGGAACCGGCTCGGCGGCGTCGTCCAGGTCGGGCAGAGCACGTTGAAGAAGGCCATCCGGCTGCTCACGAACTACGACCAGTTCCTGACCCACCGCTTCGAAATCCGCGACGCGAACCACAGCACCGTGCTGAAGGTGACGCGGCCCGCGAAGGTGTTCAAATCCCGGTTCCTGGTGACGAAGGCCGACGACTCCCCCATCGGGGAGATCGTGCAGGAGAACGTCTTCGGCAAGATCCGGCTGGGTTTCGTGGTGAACGGCCAGAAGGTCGGCGGGATCTTCGCGGAGAACTGGCGGGCGTGGAACTTCGTGATCAAGGACCACGCCGACGTCGAGATCGCGCGGATCACCAAGACCTGGGGCGGTTTCGTGAAGGCCGCGTTCACGACCGCCGACAACTACGTCGTCGAGATCCACCGGCCGCTGCGGGATCCGCTGGCGTCGATGGTGGTCGCTTCGGCGCTGACGATCGACACCGCGCTGAAGCAGGACGATCGCTGA
- a CDS encoding methionine synthase yields MNERPWPLGAATAIGSLPGTDPVEAASIVFGELPEFPCMPELPARGVGADMIGRTAGLLVDLAVEVVPSGYRVTARPGHDHRRALDLMNWDLDAVQEAREKAGAAPPAFKIQVAGPWTLAANVELPRGHRVLTDRGALRDFAASLLDGLTGHVEELKSRIGAPVVIQFDEPSLPAVLAGDLPTASGYGTVPAVPAPEARELLSTVISGAERITGQPVAVHCCAEKPPISLLRAAGAKAIAFDFALLKGASPALLDEIGETLDSGTTLMLGLVPTADPGVPVELRDVVSPVLKLVDRLGFRREILAEQVVPTSACGLAGATPEWMRRALTLSRESGKAFTEPPEGW; encoded by the coding sequence GTGAACGAACGACCTTGGCCCCTTGGCGCGGCCACCGCGATCGGTTCCCTGCCCGGTACCGATCCGGTCGAGGCCGCTTCGATCGTGTTCGGCGAACTGCCCGAATTCCCCTGTATGCCCGAACTTCCCGCCCGCGGCGTCGGCGCCGACATGATCGGCCGGACGGCGGGGTTGCTGGTCGACCTCGCCGTCGAGGTGGTGCCGAGCGGCTACCGCGTCACCGCCCGTCCCGGGCACGATCACCGCCGGGCCCTCGATCTGATGAACTGGGACCTCGACGCCGTCCAGGAAGCCAGGGAGAAGGCAGGCGCAGCGCCGCCCGCCTTCAAGATCCAGGTCGCCGGGCCGTGGACGTTGGCCGCGAACGTCGAACTCCCGCGCGGGCACCGGGTCCTCACCGACAGGGGCGCGCTGCGTGACTTCGCCGCTTCGCTGCTCGACGGACTGACAGGCCACGTCGAGGAACTGAAATCGCGCATCGGCGCGCCCGTCGTGATCCAGTTCGACGAGCCGTCACTGCCCGCTGTCCTCGCCGGTGATCTCCCGACGGCGTCCGGCTACGGCACCGTTCCCGCCGTGCCCGCGCCGGAAGCCCGTGAGCTGCTGTCGACGGTGATCTCGGGGGCGGAGCGCATCACCGGCCAGCCGGTCGCGGTGCACTGCTGCGCCGAGAAACCGCCGATCTCGTTGCTGCGCGCGGCGGGGGCGAAAGCGATCGCGTTCGACTTCGCCTTGTTGAAGGGCGCTTCGCCCGCGCTGCTCGACGAAATCGGCGAGACGCTGGACTCCGGCACGACGCTGATGCTCGGCCTCGTCCCCACCGCCGACCCCGGCGTGCCGGTGGAACTGCGTGACGTGGTCTCGCCCGTGCTCAAGCTCGTCGACCGGCTCGGCTTCCGCCGCGAAATCCTGGCGGAGCAGGTCGTGCCGACGTCGGCGTGCGGCCTCGCGGGTGCCACTCCCGAGTGGATGCGCCGCGCGCTCACGCTCAGCCGTGAGTCCGGCAAGGCTTTCACCGAACCGCCTGAAGGCTGGTGA
- the ligA gene encoding NAD-dependent DNA ligase LigA, giving the protein MSSELPENLESAQDVTDVPADVRERHALLAEEIRGHQFRYYVLDSPIVSDGQFDELLNELQAIEDEHPGLVTPESPTQNVGGTFSTEFVAHDHLERMLSLDNVFDTEEFEAWVERVQKEIGATKYLAELKIDGLAINLLYENGRLTRALTRGDGRTGEDVTLNVRTLEQVPERLTATDGFPVPALVEVRGEVFFRVEDFLALNAKMVEAGKDPYANPRNTAAGSLRQKDPKITKSRNLRLICHGLGKREGFEPKRQSEAYDALAAWGLPVSPHSKVLTSGKELLEHIRYWGEHRHDAEHEIDGVVIKVDEVALQRRLGTTSRAPRWAIAYKYPPEEAITTLLDIQVNVGRTGRVTPFAVMEPVKVAGSTVAMATLHNQEEVKRKGVLIGDKVVIRKAGDVIPEVLGPVADARTGEEREFVMPLRCPNCDTELAYQKEGDIDIRCPNAQFCPAQRRERLFHLASRNVFDIEVVGYEAAVALLDAGVVHDEGDIFDLDEEKLLQVELFRTKAGELSANGRKLLDNLETVKDRPLWRVIVGLSIRHVGPTAAQALAREFGSLERIENASEEELAAVDGVGPTIVRAAKEWFEVDWHREIVEKWRAAGVRMEEERDESVPRNLEGLSIVVTGSLNDYSRDEAKEFIMARGGKAAGSVSKKTAFVVVGDAPGTKYDKAVQLKVPVLDENGFRVLLEDGPEAAAELALPTGEEESGE; this is encoded by the coding sequence GTGAGCAGCGAACTTCCCGAAAACCTCGAGTCCGCACAGGACGTCACGGACGTGCCCGCCGACGTCCGTGAAAGGCATGCCCTGCTGGCGGAGGAGATCCGCGGCCACCAGTTCCGGTACTACGTGCTGGATTCACCGATCGTGTCCGACGGCCAGTTCGACGAGCTGCTCAACGAACTCCAGGCCATCGAGGACGAGCATCCGGGGCTGGTGACGCCGGAGTCGCCGACGCAGAACGTCGGCGGCACGTTCTCCACCGAGTTCGTCGCGCACGACCACCTCGAGCGCATGCTCAGCCTCGACAACGTCTTCGACACCGAGGAGTTCGAGGCCTGGGTCGAGCGGGTCCAGAAGGAGATCGGCGCGACGAAGTACCTCGCCGAACTGAAGATCGACGGGCTCGCGATCAACCTGCTGTACGAGAACGGCCGTCTGACCCGCGCGCTGACCAGGGGCGACGGCCGCACCGGCGAGGACGTCACGCTCAACGTCCGCACGCTGGAACAGGTGCCGGAGCGGCTGACCGCGACGGACGGGTTCCCGGTGCCCGCACTGGTCGAGGTCCGCGGCGAGGTCTTCTTCCGCGTCGAGGATTTCCTGGCGCTGAACGCGAAAATGGTCGAGGCGGGCAAGGATCCGTACGCGAACCCGCGCAACACGGCCGCCGGATCGTTGCGGCAGAAGGATCCCAAGATCACGAAGTCGCGCAACCTGCGGCTGATCTGCCACGGCCTCGGCAAACGCGAGGGTTTCGAGCCGAAGCGCCAGTCCGAGGCGTACGACGCGCTCGCCGCGTGGGGCCTGCCGGTCTCGCCGCACAGCAAGGTGCTGACGTCCGGCAAGGAGTTGCTGGAGCACATCCGGTACTGGGGAGAGCACAGGCACGACGCCGAGCACGAGATCGACGGCGTCGTCATCAAGGTCGACGAGGTCGCGCTGCAGCGCCGTCTCGGCACGACGTCGCGCGCGCCGCGCTGGGCGATCGCCTACAAGTACCCGCCGGAAGAGGCGATCACCACCCTGCTGGACATCCAGGTCAACGTCGGCCGCACCGGGCGGGTCACTCCGTTCGCGGTGATGGAGCCGGTGAAGGTGGCCGGGTCCACGGTCGCGATGGCGACGCTGCACAACCAGGAAGAGGTCAAGCGCAAGGGCGTGCTGATCGGGGACAAGGTCGTCATCCGCAAGGCGGGCGACGTCATCCCCGAGGTGCTCGGCCCGGTCGCCGACGCGCGCACCGGTGAAGAGCGCGAGTTCGTCATGCCGTTGCGCTGCCCCAACTGCGACACCGAACTGGCGTACCAGAAGGAGGGCGACATCGACATCCGTTGCCCGAACGCCCAGTTCTGCCCGGCGCAGCGGAGGGAGCGGCTGTTCCACCTGGCGAGCCGGAACGTCTTCGACATCGAGGTGGTCGGGTACGAGGCCGCGGTGGCGCTGCTGGACGCCGGCGTCGTGCACGACGAGGGCGACATCTTCGACCTGGACGAGGAGAAGCTGCTCCAGGTCGAGCTGTTCCGCACCAAGGCGGGGGAGCTCTCGGCCAACGGGCGCAAACTGCTGGACAACCTGGAAACCGTCAAGGATCGTCCACTGTGGAGGGTCATCGTCGGGCTGTCGATCCGGCACGTCGGCCCGACGGCCGCGCAGGCGCTCGCGCGGGAATTCGGTTCACTGGAACGGATCGAGAACGCTTCCGAAGAGGAGCTCGCCGCCGTCGACGGTGTCGGCCCGACCATCGTGCGAGCCGCGAAGGAATGGTTCGAAGTCGATTGGCACCGTGAGATCGTCGAGAAATGGCGTGCGGCGGGCGTGCGGATGGAGGAGGAGCGCGACGAGTCCGTCCCGCGCAACCTCGAAGGCCTGTCCATCGTCGTCACCGGCTCGCTGAACGACTACTCCCGTGACGAGGCCAAGGAGTTCATCATGGCCCGCGGCGGGAAGGCGGCCGGTTCGGTGTCGAAGAAGACGGCGTTCGTCGTCGTCGGCGACGCGCCGGGCACGAAGTACGACAAGGCCGTCCAGCTGAAGGTGCCGGTGCTCGACGAGAACGGCTTCCGTGTGCTGCTGGAAGACGGGCCCGAGGCCGCGGCCGAGCTCGCGTTGCCGACCGGCGAGGAGGAGAGCGGTGAGTGA
- a CDS encoding GNAT family N-acetyltransferase, with the protein MSDLEIRPARPEELTAVGELTLAAYSAERNLVDGVGYATELLDAARRAELAELLVAVDGDGTLVGTVTIAHPGTPFAELSREGELEFRMLGVLPSATGRGIGEALTRAVIARARELGAARVVLCSLETMTRAHRLYERLGFVRLPERDWEPHPGVTLIAYRLELT; encoded by the coding sequence GTGAGTGACCTGGAGATCCGGCCCGCGCGGCCGGAGGAGCTGACGGCCGTCGGCGAGCTCACGCTGGCCGCGTACTCGGCGGAGCGGAACCTCGTCGACGGCGTGGGCTACGCCACCGAGCTGCTCGACGCCGCCCGGCGGGCGGAGCTGGCGGAACTGCTGGTCGCGGTGGACGGGGACGGCACGCTCGTCGGCACGGTCACCATCGCCCACCCGGGGACGCCGTTCGCCGAGCTGTCCCGCGAAGGCGAACTGGAGTTCCGCATGCTCGGGGTGCTGCCTTCGGCGACCGGGCGCGGAATCGGCGAGGCGCTGACCAGGGCGGTCATCGCGCGGGCGAGGGAACTCGGCGCGGCCCGGGTGGTCCTGTGCAGCCTGGAAACGATGACGCGGGCCCACCGGCTCTACGAGCGGCTCGGCTTCGTGCGGCTGCCCGAACGGGACTGGGAGCCGCATCCCGGGGTGACCCTGATCGCGTACCGCCTGGAGCTCACCTAA
- a CDS encoding ACT domain-containing protein, which produces MSFLIRVQLPDTPGTLGAVATALGTVGADILSVDVVERGGGVAIDDLVVEIPSGRLPDALITAAESVDGVEVDAVRPYAGVLDTHRELELVEEIAAKPASGLEILAEGVPRIIRAGWAVVVEHAEAGAIRLASSNAAPETPITDLPWLPLERATILDAEEAWVPETWKELGTELAATPLGKPGKALLVARPGGPNFRAAEVARLAHFAGIVAVVLDS; this is translated from the coding sequence GTGTCGTTCCTGATCCGGGTCCAATTACCGGACACCCCGGGGACCCTCGGCGCGGTCGCCACCGCGCTCGGCACCGTCGGCGCCGACATCCTGAGCGTGGACGTCGTCGAACGGGGCGGCGGTGTCGCCATCGACGACCTCGTCGTCGAAATCCCCTCCGGCAGGCTGCCGGACGCGCTGATCACCGCCGCCGAAAGCGTCGACGGGGTCGAGGTCGACGCCGTCCGGCCGTACGCCGGGGTGCTGGACACCCATCGTGAACTCGAACTGGTCGAGGAGATCGCCGCGAAGCCCGCTTCGGGACTGGAGATCCTCGCCGAAGGTGTGCCGAGGATCATCCGGGCGGGCTGGGCCGTCGTCGTCGAGCACGCCGAGGCCGGCGCGATCCGGCTGGCGTCGTCCAACGCCGCGCCCGAGACGCCGATCACCGACCTGCCGTGGCTGCCGCTGGAACGCGCCACCATCCTCGACGCCGAGGAGGCCTGGGTGCCGGAGACGTGGAAGGAACTGGGGACCGAGCTCGCGGCGACGCCGCTGGGGAAGCCGGGGAAGGCGCTGCTGGTCGCACGGCCGGGCGGGCCGAACTTCCGGGCCGCCGAGGTGGCGCGGTTGGCGCATTTCGCCGGCATCGTCGCCGTCGTACTGGACAGCTGA
- the gatC gene encoding Asp-tRNA(Asn)/Glu-tRNA(Gln) amidotransferase subunit GatC — protein sequence MPNISRDEVAHLAKLARLAVTEEELDVFAGQLDQILDSVAKVSEVAGEDVPPTSHAVPLTNVFREDTVRPGLTQQQALAGAPASEEGRFRVPRILGEEQ from the coding sequence GTGCCCAACATTTCCCGCGACGAGGTCGCACACCTCGCCAAGCTGGCCAGGCTTGCCGTCACCGAAGAGGAGCTGGACGTCTTCGCAGGCCAGCTCGACCAGATCCTGGACTCGGTGGCCAAGGTGAGCGAGGTCGCAGGCGAGGATGTCCCGCCCACGTCGCACGCCGTGCCGCTGACCAACGTGTTCCGTGAGGACACGGTCCGACCGGGGCTGACCCAGCAGCAGGCGCTGGCCGGTGCGCCGGCCAGCGAAGAGGGTCGTTTCCGGGTGCCGCGGATTCTGGGAGAAGAACAGTGA